Proteins encoded within one genomic window of Lynx canadensis isolate LIC74 chromosome B4, mLynCan4.pri.v2, whole genome shotgun sequence:
- the LOC116738193 gene encoding cationic amino acid transporter 3-like: MLCRALRRFGQMLVRRCTLEEKKTEPTPLRWLSTLDLVALGIDYTLGAGVYFLAGEVASNQAGPATVICFLVAGLSCALAGLCYAEFAVRVPHSGSAYLYSYVTIGELWAFITGWNFILSYVAGAASVAQAWTRAFDYLIGNQISQTLHESILHVQQVLAEYPDFFAMGLVLLLTGVLALRARESVLFTKMITLVSLLILVFVIISGFIKGDLHNWKLTEEDYVKAGLNDTSSLGPLGSGGFVPFGFEGILRGAATCFYAFIGFDNIVTRAEEAQNPQRSIFMGIVISLFICFLMYFCVTSALTLMVPYYQLQPGSPLPEAFLYIGWAPACYVVAIGALCTLFTTILNDMFSARWVISVMAKDGLLFHVLSRTHTSRHIPIVATVVLGIMAAVIAFFFELIHLVDFMSIGILFTHSLVAICILILRYQPEVKNGRNESVVQEENGPAAEQLTLQELLFTGSSSPTPLSGRVVYVCSSLLVLLLTLLCLVLAQWPVLLSGDPLWISVVVVLLVLIIGITGVIWRQPQSSSHLPFKVPALPLLPLLSVFVNVCLMMQMTAATWARFGVSMLIGFAIYFSYGIQHSRVANPT; encoded by the coding sequence ATGCTGTGTCGGGCACTTCGCAGATTTGGTCAAATGCTGGTACGCAGATGTAcgctggaggaaaagaaaactgaacctACCCCTCTCAGATGGCTAAGCACTTTGGATTTAGTGGCCCTGGGTATAGACTACACTCTGGGTGCAGGTGTGTATTTCCTGGCTGGCGAAGTGGCCAGCAATCAAGCAGGACCAGCCACTGTGATCTGCTTTTTGGTGGCTGGCCTATCTTGTGCATTGGCTGGGCTGTGCTACGCAGAGTTTGCTGTCCGGGTTCCCCATTCTGGCTCTGCATATCTCTACAGCTATGTCACTATAGGTGAACTCTGGGCTTTCATCACTGGCTGGAACTTCATCCTCTCCTATGTTGCTGGCGCAGCCAGTGTAGCTCAGGCATGGACAAGAGCTTTTGACTACCTGATTGGGAACCAGATCTCTCAGACCCTGCATGAGAGTATCTTGCATGTTCAACAAGTACTTGCAGAATATCCAGACTTCTTTGCTATGGGTCTGGTGTTGTTGCTCACCGGAGTGCTGGCTCTGAGGGCTAGGGAGTCAGTACTGTTTACCAAAATGATCACATTGGTGAGCCTTTTGATTCTTGTCTTTGTCATCATCTCTGGCTTCATTAAAGGGGACCTGCACAACTGGAAGCTCACAGAAGAGGACTACGTAAAGGCTGGACTCAATGACACCTCAAGCTTGGGCCCTCTGGGCTCTGGAGGATTTGTGCCTTTTGGCTTTGAGGGAATTCTCCGTGGAGCAGCTACCTGTTTCTATGCATTTATAGGTTTTGACAATATTGTTACCAGAGCTGAGGAAGCCCAGAATCCCCAGCGTTCCATCTTCATGGGCATTGTGATTTCACTGTTCATCTGctttttgatgtatttttgtGTCACTTCAGCACTTACACTTATGGTGCCTTACTACCAGCTCCAACCTGGGAGCCCTTTGCCTGAGGCATTTCTATATATTGGCTGGGCCCCTGCCTGCTATGTTGTGGCTATTGGAGCTCTCTGTACTCTTTTCACTACAATCTTGAATGATATGTTCTCTGCACGTTGGGTGATCTCTGTGATGGCAAAGGATGGCCTCCTGTTCCATGTCCTTTCCAGGACCCACACCAGCAGACATATCCCCATTGTGGCCACTGTGGTCTTGGGCATTATGGCAGCAGTCATTGCATTCTTCTTTGAACTCATTCATCTTGTGGACTTCATGTCCATTGGGATCCTGTTTACTCACTCCCTGGTAGCTATTTGTATCCTCATCCTCAGGTATCAGCCTGAGGTGAAGAATGGGAGAAATGAATCTGTGGTGCAGGAGGAGAATGGACCTGCAGCAGAGCAGCTGACTCTACAGGAACTACTTTTCACAGgcagctcctcccccactccactcTCTGGCCGGGTTGTCTATGTTTGCTCCTCACTGCTTGTTCTGCTGCTCACTCTTCTTTGCCTGGTGCTGGCCCAGTGGCCAGTTCTGCTTTCTGGAGACCCACTGTGGATTTCAGTGGTTGTGGTGCTCCTGGTGCTCATCATTGGGATCACTGGGGTCATCTGGAGACAGCCACAGAGCTCCAGTCACCTTCCCTTTAAGGTCcctgctctgcctctcctcccactaCTGAGCGTCTTTGTGAATGTTTGCCTTATGATGCAGATGACAGCTGCCACCTGGGCCCGATTTGGTGTCTCCATGCTGATTGGGTTTGCTATCTACTTCAGCTATGGGATCCAGCACAGCCGAGTCGCTAACCCCACTTAA